The Pseudomonas sp. GD03919 region CACGCCGCGGATATGCTCCAGCGGCAGATTCGGTACGTTGACATTAAGCACGGTACGCGGCGGCAACTCGAGGCGCTCGTGCGCTTCGACCAGCTTGCGGGCGAAATAGGCCGCAGTCGGCAGATTGTCGGGCAGACGCGAGAGCAGCGAGAAGGCGAACGCCGGCTTGCTCAGAAAACGCCCTTCCAGCGCGGCGGCAACGGTACCGGAATAGAGCACGTCATCGCCCAGGTTGGCGCCCAGGTTGATACCGGAGACGACCATGTCCGGCGTTTGCTCGAACAGACCATTGAGCCCCAGGTGCACGCAATCGGTTGGCGTGCCATTGAGGCTGATGTAGCCATTGGCCAGGGCCATGGGATGCAGCGGACGATCGAGCGTCAGCGCACTGCTGGCACCGCTCTTGTCTTCGCCAGGGGCGATCACCACGCACTCGGCATAGTCAACCAGCGCCTGGTGCAACGCGGCGATGCCGGGTGCGTTCACCCCGTCATCGTTGGAAATCAGAATTCGCATGGAGTATCCGTCTGCCCTGCTGGCACCAGATCGAGCACTTCGCGCACCACTACGGTGGCGAAACACCCGGCCGGCAGGACGAATGCAAGTTGCAGAATATCGGGCTCGGGATAATGCCACGTAAGGCTCTGAATGGGGAGGCGCAGAATGCGCCGTTCGTGCGCCATGTCCGCCCTGATCAGCCATTGCACCAGTTGCGCGGCCTCATC contains the following coding sequences:
- the surE gene encoding 5'/3'-nucleotidase SurE is translated as MRILISNDDGVNAPGIAALHQALVDYAECVVIAPGEDKSGASSALTLDRPLHPMALANGYISLNGTPTDCVHLGLNGLFEQTPDMVVSGINLGANLGDDVLYSGTVAAALEGRFLSKPAFAFSLLSRLPDNLPTAAYFARKLVEAHERLELPPRTVLNVNVPNLPLEHIRGVQLTRLGHRARAAAPVKVVNPRGKEGYWIAAAGDVEDGSQGTDFHAVMQGYVSITPLRLDRTFNEALDTMDGWLEGIF